The Deltaproteobacteria bacterium region AACTCCGACCGCGACGCCGACTCCCACGGACACTGCCACAGCAACACCGACCACCACCGCCACCGACACTCCGACGCTAACTCACACTGAAACCCCGACCGCGACACCGACTCCCACGGACACTGCCACTGCGACACCGACCACCACCGCCACCGACTCCCCGACGGCCACTCACACCGAAACTCCGACCGCGACGCCGACTCCCACGGACACTGCCACAGCGACACCGACCACCACCGCCACCGACACCCCAACGCCAACTCACAGCGAAACGCCCACTGTCACGCCGACGCCCACCGCGACTATCACTCCGACGCCGACACCGAGCCCAACGCCGACGCCCACACCCTGCGCCGGCGATTGCGACCACAGCGCCAGTGTCAGCGTCGACGAATTGGTGAAGGGCGTCAACATCGCGCTCGGCACTCTGCCTGTCACCGCGTGTGCGGCGATGGATAGAGATAGCGATGGTCTGGTGACGGTCAACGAACTGGTAGTAGCCGTCAATGCCGCCTTGTCCGGCTGTGAGGTTGGGCCGAGATGATCAGTGGCGCAACCACCAGTTTGCTGACCGGCGCGCGCCGCGGGCAACAGGACTTCGCTGGTCCGGTCCTAATGGAGTTGGGATACCGGCCGCGTTCGCTGCGCCACTCCTTCGACTTAATTCGGGTGTTGGTTCGGCGCGATTTCACGCTCAGCTATCGGCGGTCGGTACTCGGCGTGGTCTGGTCTTTGTTGCTACCGCTGGCCCAACTGCTGGTGCTGGCGCTGGTTTTCCAGATGGTCGTGCCGCTGAAGATCGAGGCTTACCCCGCGTTCGTCTTCGGCGGGCTGTTGCCGTGGGCCTGGTTCAGCACCTGTCTGAGCACAGCTTGTAGCGCGTTCACCGGCAACCGCGATCTGGTTCTGCGGCCGCACTTTTCGCCGCCCATTCTGCTGATCAGCAACACGCTGTCGCATCTGATCACCTATCTCGCCGCCGTCCCCGTCCTGCTCGGCGTGCTCTCATGGTATGGCCGGCCGTTGACCGCGGCGGCGCTGCTGTTTCCACTCCTCACGCTGATCCAGGGCGCACTGATTGTCGGCCTCGGCCTGATCGCGGCCACCCTCAACGTCTTCTACCGCGACGTGCAATATCTCGTCAGCGTCGGCTTGATGTTACTATTCTATCTGACGCCGGTATTTTACGCGCCACCGGCCGTGCCAGCCTATCAGCTGCTCTACGCGCTCAATCCGATCGCGGTGTTGGTGGTCGGATATCGCGCCATCCTGTTCGACGGGGTGCTGCCCGACGGCTTCCCACTGCTACTAACCAGCCTCATGTGCGCCGCGATCGGCGCCGCCGGTTGGCTGGTCTACCGCCGCTGCGAGCACGACCTCTTTGACACGATCTGAGCCTGCTCGACTGAATCGCCATGACCGCGCTCGTCACCGCCGACTCCGTCTCGAAGCAATTCCGCCTGCCCCGCGGCGGCCGGGGCACGCTCAAGGAATGGCTGTTGGGCGGCAGCTGGAGCCAGCGGTCGAACGGACACTGGGCCTTGCGCGACGTCAGCTTTGCGGTCGAGCCCGGCCAAGTACTGGGGGTCATCGGTCACAACGGCGCGGGCAAGACGACGCTGCTGCGCCTGCTGTGTGGCTTGGGCCGGCCCACCAGCGGCAGCCTTCGCTGCCGCGCCGCCGTCAGCGGACTACTCGAGTTGGGCGGCGGCTTTCACCCCGACCTCAGCGGCCGCGAGAACCTGATTACCGGCGGCATTCTCAGCGGGTTCACCGAGCGTGAGGTGCGGGAGCGGGCCGACGAGATCATCGCCTTCGCCGAATTGGAGGAGGTCATCGATCAGCCCGCGCGGACTTACTCCACCGGCATGTACTTGCGTCTAGCGTTTGCCACGGCCATGCACTTCGATCCTGAAGTCCTGATCATCGATGAAGTTCTCGCCGTCGGCGATGCCCGCTTTCAGCAGAAGTGTCTCGATCGGCTACGGGCATTTCGCGCCGCCAACAAGACCCTCATCTTGACCTCGCATGTCGCCGAGCAGATCCAGGCACTGTGCGATGAAGTGCTGGTGCTGGAAGAAGGCGCGGTGGTCATGCGCGGCGACCCTGACAGCGCGCTGCGCTGTTACCAAGATCTCATGCGCCAGCGCACCGCGCGCCGGGCGGCGCGCGTGGTGCGTAGCCGGGCAGTGACGCTTCCCCAGCAGGGCAATCGCGAAGGCACCTTCGAAGCCGTCATTGCCGCCATTCGTCTCTACGACGCGCAGCGGCGACCTTGCCATGTCCTCGCCAGCGGCGAGGCTCTCACCATCGAGCTTGCCTATCAACTTACTGAAGGCGTCGGCGATTTCGCCGTCTCGCTCGGGGTGTTTCATCAGCGCACGAAGTGCTTCGAGGTGATCGTGCCCGCCGCCGCCACGGCCTTCGGTCCACTCGCCCGCCAGGGCGTTATTCGTTGCCATCTTCCGCAACTGCCGCTCGCTCGCGGGCGCTATTTCATCAACGCCGGGCTCTATCCACCCAATTGGGATTTCGTCTACGACTACCACTCGGAAATGCACGACTTCGACGTCGTCACAGGCCCGGGCGGTTCGTTTGAAGTCACCGGCATCCTCGCGGTCACACCCGAGTGGTCGCGTTCGCCAGTGGAGTAGTCCCAGTGTTCAAACCGGTGCAGGTGATCGACCTCGAGATCGGCACCCCCCTGTCAGCAGTGGCGGCGCTCGATGGCTACGACCGCCTTCAGGCCTTGGTGCGTCTGTGGGGCCGCCCGCTCGGCGCGCTCTCCCTGCACCCTCTTGGCGGCCACTGCGCGCCGGCCGACGTCTGGCGGGCTATCATCACCCACCACAGTCCAGCGTTGCTGCGCCAACTCGTGCGCTCCGCGCTGGCCGGCCCGGTTAGCGATCGTTTCAACCTTACCGCTGCCCGCCACCGCCGGTCCGGCTCGGCGGCGGCCCGACCGCCGGTGACGGTGGCGGTGTGCACCCGCGACCGCACCGCCGGCTTGGCACGCTGCCTCAGCTCGCTCGCCGCCCTGGACTATCCCGCGCTCGACCTTCTGGTGGTGGACAATGCGCCGACAAACGACGCCACGGCACAGTTGCTTATGCGCCGGTTTCCGAACGTGCGCTACGTCTGCGAGCCGCGCCCTGGTCTCGACTGGGCCCGCAACCGCGCCATTGCGGAGGCACACGGCGACATCATTGCCTTCACCGACGACGACGCGGTCGCCGACTCACAGTGGGTGAGCGCGTTGGCGGAGGTCTTCGCCAGCACGCCCGAGGTCATGGCCGTGACCGGGCTGGTTGTCCCTTACCAACTCGACACTGAAGCGCAGCTGCTGTTCGAGCGCTACGGCGGCTTCGGTCGCGGTTGCGCGCGCCGCTGGTTCGTGCCCGCAAGCGGCTCCCGCCGGCCCCTCGAGCGCCGCTATCGAGGTGCCGGCATGTTCGGCACCGGCGCCAACATGGCCTTTCGCCGCGTCCTATTCGACCGCATCGGCGGCTTCGAGCCGGCCTTGGACGTGGGCACGGTCACCAACGGCGGCGGCGATCTCGAGATGTTCTTCCGCGTGCTCAAGGAAGGCCACACTCTGGTGTACGAGCCGGCAGCGATCGTGCGCCATCAGCATCGCCGTGAGTACCGTCAACTACGCGCGCAGATGCGCGACCACGGCATCGGCCTGTACGCCTACTTCGCCCGCAGTGCGCTCGCTTATCGCGAGGAGCGCGCCGGCTTCTTGTGGCTCGGCCTGTGGTGGCTGTGGTGGTGGAGCGGCCTCCGCTTGCTGCGCTCGCTACTGAACCCCGCCGCCTTTCCGCGCGACCTTATTGTCATCGAGTTGTGGGGCTCATTGCTCGGAGCGCTCCGTTACCGGCGCGCCCGGCGCATCGCCGCCGACATCGCCCGCCAGCATGGGCAGGCGCTGCCGCCGCGACCGCCGGCGGCGCGCGTCAACGCCCACGCTCGCAGTCTGCCTACGGCGATGCGCGTGGTCGAACTCAGCGAACCCCTGCCGGAATGGACCGACCTGGCCGGCCACGAGCGCGTGCGAGCGGTCGTCACCTGGCACGGCGCGCCGGTCGGCAGCGTCGAGCTCGCCAACGGCGGCCGGCCGGTGCGCGCCTTACAACTGGGCGATGTGATTGCCGACGAGCTCTACGATCGGCTGCTCGAGGTTCCCACCAGCAGCACCGACTTAGGCGCCAGCCGGGCGCGGGCACTGCTAGCGCTAACCCCGCCTGCGGCCAGCTCGCCCGCGGCGCCGCCTGCTTTGCCCGCGCAATTGCCGGCGGAGGAGTCGGTATCGATCGTGATCGCCACTCGCGACCGGCCCGACGACTTGCGCCAGTGCTTGGAAACGCTGATCGCCCGAGTTGTGCCGCGCTCCGTTGAGATTGTCGTGGTCGACAACCATCCCGGTTCGGGCCTGACGCCGCCGGTAGTCGCTGAGTTCGCCGGTGT contains the following coding sequences:
- a CDS encoding ABC transporter ATP-binding protein, translating into MTALVTADSVSKQFRLPRGGRGTLKEWLLGGSWSQRSNGHWALRDVSFAVEPGQVLGVIGHNGAGKTTLLRLLCGLGRPTSGSLRCRAAVSGLLELGGGFHPDLSGRENLITGGILSGFTEREVRERADEIIAFAELEEVIDQPARTYSTGMYLRLAFATAMHFDPEVLIIDEVLAVGDARFQQKCLDRLRAFRAANKTLILTSHVAEQIQALCDEVLVLEEGAVVMRGDPDSALRCYQDLMRQRTARRAARVVRSRAVTLPQQGNREGTFEAVIAAIRLYDAQRRPCHVLASGEALTIELAYQLTEGVGDFAVSLGVFHQRTKCFEVIVPAAATAFGPLARQGVIRCHLPQLPLARGRYFINAGLYPPNWDFVYDYHSEMHDFDVVTGPGGSFEVTGILAVTPEWSRSPVE
- a CDS encoding ABC transporter permease; its protein translation is MISGATTSLLTGARRGQQDFAGPVLMELGYRPRSLRHSFDLIRVLVRRDFTLSYRRSVLGVVWSLLLPLAQLLVLALVFQMVVPLKIEAYPAFVFGGLLPWAWFSTCLSTACSAFTGNRDLVLRPHFSPPILLISNTLSHLITYLAAVPVLLGVLSWYGRPLTAAALLFPLLTLIQGALIVGLGLIAATLNVFYRDVQYLVSVGLMLLFYLTPVFYAPPAVPAYQLLYALNPIAVLVVGYRAILFDGVLPDGFPLLLTSLMCAAIGAAGWLVYRRCEHDLFDTI
- a CDS encoding glycosyltransferase codes for the protein MFKPVQVIDLEIGTPLSAVAALDGYDRLQALVRLWGRPLGALSLHPLGGHCAPADVWRAIITHHSPALLRQLVRSALAGPVSDRFNLTAARHRRSGSAAARPPVTVAVCTRDRTAGLARCLSSLAALDYPALDLLVVDNAPTNDATAQLLMRRFPNVRYVCEPRPGLDWARNRAIAEAHGDIIAFTDDDAVADSQWVSALAEVFASTPEVMAVTGLVVPYQLDTEAQLLFERYGGFGRGCARRWFVPASGSRRPLERRYRGAGMFGTGANMAFRRVLFDRIGGFEPALDVGTVTNGGGDLEMFFRVLKEGHTLVYEPAAIVRHQHRREYRQLRAQMRDHGIGLYAYFARSALAYREERAGFLWLGLWWLWWWSGLRLLRSLLNPAAFPRDLIVIELWGSLLGALRYRRARRIAADIARQHGQALPPRPPAARVNAHARSLPTAMRVVELSEPLPEWTDLAGHERVRAVVTWHGAPVGSVELANGGRPVRALQLGDVIADELYDRLLEVPTSSTDLGASRARALLALTPPAASSPAAPPALPAQLPAEESVSIVIATRDRPDDLRQCLETLIARVVPRSVEIVVVDNHPGSGLTPPVVAEFAGVVLVNEPRQGLARARNAGIASCSGDIVVSIDDDVRVPEGWLEKLLAPFVRRDVMIVTGNVLPLELETAAQRLFELYGGLGRGFQRLEADGDWFRRFSWRAVPTWLLGATANAAFRASLFSDPAVGLLDEALGAGTPTGCSEDTYLFYKALRAEHTIVYEPAAYVWHKHRRELRSLWRQIYNYSKGHVAYHLTTLLRDHDLRALVRLTLELPWAYLCRLRQALRCRNRDLLLLTAPELLGHLAGPFALWRSRRQVAREQRELVPATAPAADSAPFNGQRAPLPQLTGTELHPPLPQADKVRHELRIASP